TGCATCTTTATACTCGCTATACAACAGATATACGCGGAGTCAAGAGTCAGTGAGTCGGTGCTCAGTTCCAGTTCGGTtaaaatatatctatatcttCTGAGGAATAGCGCAGCCAAACTCTATATACAAGCAGTCATCTTTCGTCATCAGCGAACCAAATCAGCTGGGGTTTTACGAAACAATAAATGCGCCATCTTCGTCggctgacaacaacaacagaagtgGAACGCTACCGCAAATCACTGCTAAGTCTTTATGACGGCAATTAGAGCAGTAGCGGAGTTTATCGTATTTACTCAGGTGCTTATTACTATCCCCGATTTTACTACCCACATCCCCACCGTTAGCGCACAGAAGGCATTATCCATTCCATAGAAAGCACTTTATACCTGGTTGAAGCTGTTCGGTGTTGTATGAAGTATCGAAATTAGTTGGAAAAAGTTCTTTGTGTTTTATTGTACAATTTTGTCatgatttattaatttattagttttatggttacagctaaaatatatttatggttAAATCAAATATATTCTACTTTAGAAATCCAGTTGTGcagctttctatttttttttaatacgttcaagatgaaatgtcatgacaaaccattaaaaattaaataattcgaatgtgaaattgaaatatttaactttattgcATATCAGGCTGAAGTCAGATATGCTGCTGTATATATGGGAATAAAAATGCTGAGTCCATCTCCATGTCGACCAAAAATGGAGAGCCCTAACAATTTCAAAAGCACTCTAAAGAATTTttaatcatcaaaaaataattcattaacAATTGAATATCTACGccgtaatgatttgaagcttttgttttttttttttgtttttttagaggCGCCCACTTCACATGTGGCTAAATACAAAGTCTAATACTTAGTTGTTTAACTATACTGCATTACAATAATTTCCCGTTTCACTGCATatttctttatacatatgtaaaatgcaTGTTAGTCAGTATATAAGCAAATTCATGTTGTATGTGTGCTTAAAGAAAAGCTTAATTGAAGCAAAATGCTATAAATTCCTGAATTGAGATACTGAACtctcaaatatctttaaaatgGTTAGTGCATTGTTATCAATTGGATAGTCAAGTCGTATATCAACGCAATGaatacttgttgtttgtatgtgtgtatggggaATTTTGatgtagttaaatattttacatttctaccaaaaataaaaaagttcataGAAAATAAGAATGGTAATAATTGCCATTTTATGGACGTAATAATCGTCCTTTCTTGCTAGTCATTTATCGAGTTCCTAAGAATTTCGAGCGTCCATTTTCTTCACATAGATGCCAATAAGGCAAAGAACCGCCAGATAATGCTGCCTTTCAGGCAactgttgctgaagaccgcaatttgccGATTCCAAAATGTTCTCAAGAATTGGAACTCTCTCAAACCACAATCTGatggattttgagaaaggatttcggcttacatacatataaaattgttctcactcaagaactgaagccattggacaaccacaaacgtcgtgaatttgctgactttgctttggaacaacttggaaacgataacgattttttttaagaaaatcaatttttccgatgtggctcactttcatctgagtggtgtgataaataaacaaaactgtcgattctttTGCAAACAAATTCTAGAAACTATTCATGTACAACCATTAGACTAAATTCACGGTTTGGAGTAGTGTTTGGTCTGTTGGAATCACTGGTCCCTACTTCTTTCAAAAGCTGGTGACAAAGTTCCTGTCATTAGAGAGCGGTATAAATCAATGGTAACCAacaaagaagttgatcttgtcaacatctggttccaacaaaacGGAGCTAACTGTCATATAGCATATGCAAAAACTCAATTATTGTGAGCAAAATTTGGAAtgcgattatttcaagaaattgtgaaattgaagTAGTAATATAAAACCATTAAATCCATCAATATAATCGATCGTATCATTACCACTTATGTATGTCTAAACTATCAGAGCAACATTTTATAGTAGAGTCCGTCCCTCAACAGGCGTTGCGAAGGCGGATCTAAGTGGGTTTCACTCATTATTTGCATCCTTCTATGTAAATTGCTTCAGCGTACGTTTTATTTACCATACACTTTACTTCTGAGAAGTACAAAGAGTTGAGCTGAATTGCAATGAGTAATCCAATGACGTGATTATTAATCAGCATAGTctgtatttgtaatttattgggAAATTTTAGCTGTTTTGCTTGTTCATGGAAATTATCTGCCGAAAAATATGCATTGTTTATTTACACATACTCGGATAAATGCCTCGGAACTGCATATATACGTACAACTGCACGCGCTGAAGCAGGCTGTATCCAAGCAAATCTAATGTTGGTCGTAAATATTCGCATTTATCAGTGTTTCACCACTTGATTGCATCGCTGCGTTTTTGCCTATTTTTCCAGCAATCGAAATAATTTCGCTCAAACTACTGAACCTCGGCATAAATGCGGCTTTTATATTTCGGTTGCCTCCATATACATGTGGCATGAATGAGCAAATAAATAGAGGTTCCGCCTTTATGTgtccgtgtgtgtgtgagtgtgtgcagtGCATGCCGGATGTGTTGGCCAGACTGTCTGTTGATGATGTCCAATAACAACGATAAAAGTCGTATGTCGTTTTTCACTTcaataatttgattttcatttgcaAATTTGCAATTTGTGATTTGTCGGTTTGCATTGACGTCACTGGTGGTCGTAGTAATAGCCAGCAGGGTTGCATTGTTCATAAATGATGACGCGTACAAATTCGGTTACTCGTTGCACTAACAAGATCGCCACATTTAGCCATTTGACAATTTGCGTTTACCGCCATGCTTGGTCAGTAAATTTTATTGTGCTTTAAtgctaaataaaaccatttcgcAAGCAACGCAAGGGCATTCAACTATATTCAGGCTGCGGTGTGTTCGCACAGCCAGTAGAAGCTGTCTCTAAAACGGCAAATCAGTTTCCTTAAACTGTCttatttaatatgcaaatatgtatcgCTGTGGGCAACAAATAGTAAGAAACGTGCGTTTATTATCAACTCCGAGCTTTTACTTTTAGTCTTGTAAAACTTTCAATTTATCTATGATATGTCTtctgaaaaacaacgtttttttttctactttaaattcaatttcgGTTTTTCCGTTAATATATTCCGTTGATACATTCCTCATTACTTATTTAAATGTGAGAAATagatttaatgaaaattcttgCCGATATTACTAAACGAATTAAATTTGTTGGACAAAAAAAGCGCTGAAGAGAACAAGCAACTAGGCATACATGCAATTGTCAGACCAATCGAAGAATGATATACTTAAAATAACCAGTCTGCAACTAATTTATTAATTAGACAAACCCAGTGCTTCTGCCGAGTAACTAAACCATAGGACGCTTATTTTGCACAACAGTTTCTCAGTAGCTTAAAGCTTTGCGTACGCAAGTTTCTGATAATAAAGCAAGAACAGCCGAATTCACTACGGGGTTAGAGCTGTAATGACGGAAGCTCAATAATAGGAAACGGAAACAATGAACTTGTTACAAATTGGAATCAATTAATTCATGAGATTCAATAGAAATTTTAGGCCATAAATCACTCAATTCAACTTTACatttcaacacacacacacatttacagaTAGATGCTTACTTTTCAAATCAAttatatttatcaattttaaataaacacatTAATATTGTCTCACAATTTTCAGTTGTAAATTGAAATGATCGTCTTTAGTTTTAGCCGTGGTGTGGACGATGTACGCCCCTCGGCCCAAAGATGGGTCCTCTACAGTGGCCACCATGAGAGCCACCTCGGCAGTGCTGCTGCGCGTTCGGCGTCTTCGATGAGAGAGGGCTTGTCCAGCTGGAGGCTAGCGATGATAACAACAAACACTGTCAAAAGTATGTAGATGCGCATTCTAAACTTTCACTTCAAGAGTTTGCTGTATTTCTCAGAGTATGTCTTCTGAAACTGTGATATCCGAAGCTAAAGAAAGTGACTTTTATACCAAAATGGCAATTCGTAAAAGTTCTatgatttcgcataaatttgcaattttattaaggAATGTAAATGCTTAAACATCAATCTTTCAGGTTAAgttctttacaaataaaatgacgattcaaaaatattttaatgttgcAATTAATATCTGCGGTTTTCAAACAaccgaaacgaaaaaaaatcagcaagcattttttttgatttgttggactaaataacttttatgtgaTTGAAATCCCCTTAAATTGCAacattcattttatttcatcacaaaacaaaaaaaatcgtattaagaaaaaaaattgaaatgttttttctttCGGCTTACTAAACGGatattaatttatgtattattCAACTCAATGTCTactcatttttcggaatttcTTACTCCCAGCTAACACGCATGTCTTGTAAAGCAGGAGGACTCGACACGCCTTTTTATAAGCTATGTGTATGAGTAATTATGCTGTAGGTTTCCTAAGATCATAAAACCACAAACCTTACCATTTCTAATCTGCGTACTTACTTACCAATCCGTGTGCAAGAAGTTTACAGAATTCCAATCAAaaccaatttttatttattttggtatatgcatttacatatattgctCAACTCAAGGCGCTAGTAGccatatttaataattacaaGCCATATTTTTCTCCAATTCTGATCTTAATCACATAATTCACCCAAGTTGCAAATTATGACATCATACCGTTGACTCAACCCCAGTAATTCCATGGGCGGCCCCAGCCACCGCCGTAACCGCCCCATGCACCCCAACCGTAGCCACCCCACGGGCGGCCCCAGCTGTTGCTGTAGTAGCTCCATGGCTGACCCCAACCATATGACCATCCGTAGCCATATTGGCGGGCCGATCTCTGCGACTCGCTGCTGTGCTCGCCGCCCGCGTCTACGTCCAAGAGATTAGTGGCACCTTTGGACTCCTCTGCGGCTGCGGGGGCTGGTTCATCGATGGCCGCTGCTTCGCTTTGGTAGAGGAAAGCCAGTGCGGCTAACAAAGCTAAGACCACGGCAAATCCACGCATGCTGAGTAACGAGTAGGTGCGTAAGACAGAACACTATGACCGAACGCCGAAAGCGATAAAAGAGAACTGTGTCTATTGCACTGTGGCGCTCTATATTTATATGCTGTGCTGCGATCTACGCAGTTTTCCAATTTTCTTCCATACTTGagaatatatattgtatttcattAAGGCGATTGCATTTCCCTGCAAAATGCAAAATGCGACCTTATGAAGCTTGAACGTATGCACGTCATTCGTACGTATTAACTTGAGATGTGATAATGACGATTCACTCAAAGCATCAgtatagtaaatacatatatatgctctACATTTCCATGTTTGCTCGAGAGGCGTGGTAAACCATGATTTTTTAACCCAATGCTGTGATCAACTACAAAATGCTGACCATAATATACAAGAAATCAGCAATttcatttgtataaataaaacgtCCGTTTCCTTACTTTTAAATCAATCAAAAAATCCATTTGTTCGATtgtttgtcaaaataaaaatcatatcgCGTCTACTTGAATTAGTAAAGCTTATGCACTTAAGCCATTATATCTTTTTTCATTTGCAATCATTCATGCGTGTTATGCCACTAAGCCGTCCACGCCCGATCAACTACACGCTCGTATTAAAATTCAACAACcgaaacataaaaaatgcatttctcAATGACAAAATTGCTATGAGTGTCAATGTGCAATCAAGCGCCGAGTTAAAATCCGATATTAAAGCAACCTTGAAAAGCTCGCGAAGATATCGTATGCCCATAGAATAGCACTGAGTGGTTATGTTTAGCAACTATTTGCTCTTGAGATTGGATATCTGTTAGCACATGGAGTAACAAGGTAGCCACATATTTAAATGCCATAAACTGTCCCCTTTATTGAGAGGTTTGTGAAATCTACACCAAAGCTTACAAAGCTCtaatatatcaatatcatgATAACTGATTTGTTATGCTTAATGCATTGGaagtgcatatatacataagtgttaGATGCGCTTTGTGATGTTTGCTTTGTTTggaatttgtaattaattactttaataacATGGATTGAGTTGTTTTTGAGAGGAAGTCGATCTCGttcaacatttttctaaaaaaacatcaaatgtTGTCTGACTATTATGTCACATCAACAGTGATTTGGAAGCTCATAACTCCGTGTACTTTTGGGGAAGAgtatctttaatattttcacatttttgtacCATGTTCTGACCAAAATTCTATGTGGTTAGAGGACATTtaatatattcattaatttgttaaaaaaaagtcgttttgatttaaatatttgcgcTTTAAGGAAATAATGAACTTTGTTTTTGGCAGTTTATTGACAGGTGAATTCAAatgtattgtttttaaattttttgttggtttaaaACTTTTTCGAGTAGATTAGCTTCAAATCTCCTCGGTGACAAGGTtaaccaatgcaattttttatgGCGAAATCGTGCTCTAGTAGATTAGTGAGATAATCCACACAAAAGCCTAAATTGTTTGTTATTAAGTGTCGGTCAGAACATGGTATTAGTTTTAATTACACCGTTCAAATACAGTCTCTGGTAGGATTTAATTGGTTATTTATATTTCGAAACTATTTTGTTACCCTAATTTTACCTCAAAAGGAGGTAAGGTTACCCCATTAGTCGGTTTAACTATGTGCGTCTCtctgtccgtctgcctgtatGTTTCTGCTCTAGAAGCTGTCCAATTGTCAGAACCGTGTATATCGGATCACTAaagcatattgctgccattaAAACTGGCCTACGAAAATCAAAGTCTTGAAGGAAAaaaagggtattttagcttctGTTTAACCGAGGCTTACGTCTTTCCTTGTTTGATTTGacatgttatttttaaaaaatttgtcacGGCTAATCTATACAAtgtccgaacaaattgttcagaacgtATTACTTTAGCATATATGTAATTCTCACATAAACTGACGGATCACACTGAAGTAATTTTTACTTGTGAAAGGTGTTATTGCTTCGGTGCAGGTGAAGTGATCTCTTttattgttataccctgaacagggtatattaagtttgccacgatgtttgttaCACCCAAAAGTAAGCAtcggagaccatataaaatatgtattaaaatgatcagtatgttgagctgagtcgatttagccatgcccgtctagCTGtcttctgtctgtccgtctgtctgtatttaCACGAACTAGTTTTCCATTaagtttatgttaataataaatcttcttaaaattttaaatatctatAAATGTCGAAAAGATCAATTTTCTGTATTGAATAACCTTAATGTTTCTAGCAAACAACCTGGCTAAGAAGAACTAGTAAAATGTTTTCCTCTGGATGAAATCCACTGGCCGGTTAAGTttttagatttacttaaacacatagttactaaaataaatgcagctgtaaagggtatattagcttcggtgccgcCAAAGTTGACTTTTTTCTtgatttgattgaaattttgaaaagaaagttgTATTCAAggaa
The sequence above is drawn from the Bactrocera tryoni isolate S06 chromosome 1, CSIRO_BtryS06_freeze2, whole genome shotgun sequence genome and encodes:
- the LOC120782386 gene encoding major prion protein-like, yielding MRGFAVVLALLAALAFLYQSEAAAIDEPAPAAAEESKGATNLLDVDAGGEHSSESQRSARQYGYGWSYGWGQPWSYYSNSWGRPWGGYGWGAWGGYGGGWGRPWNYWG